Proteins from a genomic interval of Sporolactobacillus sp. Y61:
- a CDS encoding NAD(P)H-dependent oxidoreductase, which translates to MKTLVILAHPDLEKSHANRMFAEKLKEHPEIDMHLLYRTYPAWQIDVSKEQELLLNNDRIVFQFPFYWYSCPPLLKKWLDDVLTFGWAYGPGGNKLKGKEFIVAVTTGSSEKSYQAGGGNFFTADEYLLPFRGAVLECGGIFLPPFIAYEATFHDDATLEKEAENYIAYIEAPASVLTH; encoded by the coding sequence TTGAAAACTTTGGTTATCCTTGCACACCCTGATCTTGAAAAATCTCATGCCAACCGGATGTTTGCCGAAAAGCTTAAAGAACATCCGGAAATTGATATGCATCTCCTCTACCGCACCTATCCGGCCTGGCAGATTGATGTATCAAAAGAGCAGGAACTTCTGCTGAACAATGATCGCATTGTTTTTCAATTTCCATTTTACTGGTACAGTTGCCCGCCGTTATTGAAAAAATGGCTGGATGATGTGCTGACCTTTGGCTGGGCCTATGGTCCGGGCGGGAATAAATTAAAGGGAAAAGAATTTATTGTCGCTGTAACAACAGGGAGCTCCGAAAAGTCTTATCAAGCCGGCGGAGGCAACTTTTTTACAGCAGATGAATACTTACTCCCCTTCCGTGGCGCCGTTCTCGAATGCGGAGGGATTTTCCTTCCTCCGTTTATCGCGTATGAAGCCACCTTTCACGATGATGCGACATTAGAAAAAGAAGCCGAAAATTATATTGCGTATATTGAGGCGCCTGCTTCTGTTCTGACACACTGA
- a CDS encoding GerAB/ArcD/ProY family transporter, with protein MSGTINETHQISPMSVFFIPHTMQVGIGLLSYQQIASHHSGQDAWLAILIGGLTSLVLMWLILRLLENERQYGRADLFSMHRRLFGKWLGHTLSLVMMAHVFLYAVVFLRSYLEILQVWIFPQLSLISFSAPFCLLIWYIVKGGIRTVGGVCFLSFIYLIPIYLSTAFAVPQLHFSNLMPVFDHHPMSLLASAYDTTGIFLGYELILYFYPFIKRPELTGKFAFFSLLTTLYLYIILMIVGIAFFSPGQLDVNIWPTVSLWKSITFPLLEHVDMIHIVFIVWLLIPSVSMSAWIVSRGMKQIIPVFKQKYALILVLIALTACTMMVRNGEQVKWINILYDRTGFFIVYLYIPFLFLYQWLISKVRRSSA; from the coding sequence ATGAGCGGTACAATCAATGAAACACATCAGATTAGCCCAATGTCCGTATTTTTTATCCCCCACACGATGCAAGTCGGCATCGGCCTTTTATCTTATCAGCAGATCGCGTCCCATCACAGTGGACAGGATGCCTGGCTCGCCATTCTGATCGGCGGGCTGACCTCGCTTGTCCTGATGTGGCTCATACTCCGCCTGCTGGAAAATGAGCGTCAGTACGGACGTGCGGATTTATTTTCCATGCACAGGCGCCTTTTCGGAAAATGGCTGGGGCATACGCTGAGTCTGGTGATGATGGCTCATGTTTTTCTGTATGCTGTGGTGTTTCTGAGAAGCTATCTTGAAATCCTGCAAGTCTGGATTTTCCCCCAGTTGTCACTTATTTCCTTTTCCGCTCCTTTCTGTCTGCTGATCTGGTACATTGTTAAAGGTGGGATCCGGACAGTCGGAGGGGTTTGTTTTCTGAGCTTTATTTATCTGATTCCGATCTATCTGTCAACCGCATTCGCCGTACCTCAGCTTCATTTTTCCAATCTGATGCCGGTCTTTGATCATCATCCCATGTCCCTCCTTGCGTCTGCCTATGATACGACCGGTATTTTTCTTGGCTATGAACTCATTCTTTACTTTTATCCTTTCATCAAAAGGCCGGAACTCACTGGAAAATTTGCCTTTTTCAGTCTGCTCACGACTCTGTATCTGTATATCATTCTGATGATCGTCGGTATCGCCTTTTTCAGCCCGGGCCAGCTGGATGTTAACATCTGGCCGACAGTTTCCCTTTGGAAGAGCATCACTTTTCCCCTGCTCGAACATGTCGACATGATTCACATCGTTTTTATCGTCTGGCTTCTGATTCCGAGTGTGAGCATGAGCGCCTGGATCGTATCCAGAGGGATGAAACAGATCATCCCTGTATTTAAACAGAAATATGCCCTGATCCTTGTCCTGATTGCTCTGACGGCCTGCACGATGATGGTTCGCAACGGCGAGCAGGTCAAGTGGATCAATATCCTGTATGATCGGACCGGTTTCTTCATTGTTTACCTTTATATCCCCTTTCTTTTTCTGTATCAATGGCTGATTTCGAAAGTGAGGCGATCTTCTGCATGA
- a CDS encoding cold-shock protein, whose protein sequence is MGFNRNPQEPVPEAETEVWTCTNDSCSGWMREAYSFDSHPTCPLCHSEMKKETRILPVID, encoded by the coding sequence ATGGGATTTAACAGAAACCCTCAGGAACCGGTTCCTGAAGCAGAAACGGAAGTCTGGACGTGTACAAATGATTCTTGTTCAGGATGGATGAGAGAGGCCTATTCATTTGACAGCCATCCGACCTGCCCTCTTTGCCACTCCGAAATGAAGAAAGAGACACGAATACTTCCTGTCATTGATTGA
- a CDS encoding Ger(x)C family spore germination protein: protein MKIQITAIVLITLTCLSGCIPTNVIDDILMVEAEGTDYIGGGKVMGTVTMPSYIEPGNPGGAGAGLPTTASMMRSISGVTYDGKSLVSHFQPEGQRMLKISKVRIFLYDTALARNGLSKQFDFLNRDPDAPHDLTVAIVEGSTKDLLTYDNYQTQIPISRYAQDLILQNMQQNYPDINMNRVLYSYYGAFMDPVIPLIRRNGDHLELRGLALFNHDKYVMKIRGNDIFIFKMLYENFNQGVYDFEYEPDKHVAIRNVHTTVRYRVRDGNSRSPDIYAHVKMIGQVRQAYPGSISKHSADVTERKLERHMQQKAEDLFTRLQKKGVDPLRIGDTVRSFTYHFDGKSWHERYAHATFHCKVSVNITQTGISR from the coding sequence ATGAAAATACAGATCACCGCGATCGTCCTGATCACTCTGACATGCCTTTCCGGCTGTATACCGACGAACGTTATTGATGATATCCTGATGGTTGAAGCAGAAGGAACAGATTATATAGGCGGTGGAAAGGTGATGGGAACCGTCACCATGCCCAGTTATATTGAGCCCGGTAATCCCGGAGGTGCAGGAGCCGGCCTTCCGACAACCGCTTCTATGATGCGTTCAATTTCCGGGGTGACCTATGACGGCAAATCGCTTGTGTCCCATTTTCAGCCGGAAGGGCAGCGCATGCTTAAAATCAGTAAAGTCAGGATCTTTCTTTATGATACGGCCTTAGCCAGAAACGGCCTGAGTAAACAGTTCGACTTTCTGAACCGCGATCCGGATGCCCCGCACGACTTAACCGTCGCCATTGTTGAAGGAAGCACGAAAGATCTGCTGACTTATGATAACTATCAGACGCAGATCCCGATCTCACGTTATGCGCAGGATCTGATTCTACAGAATATGCAGCAGAACTATCCGGACATTAATATGAATAGGGTCCTGTACAGTTATTATGGCGCCTTTATGGATCCTGTCATTCCACTTATCAGAAGAAACGGGGATCATCTGGAGCTGCGCGGCCTGGCGTTATTTAATCATGACAAGTATGTGATGAAAATACGCGGAAATGATATCTTTATTTTTAAAATGCTCTATGAGAACTTTAACCAGGGCGTTTATGACTTCGAATATGAACCGGATAAACACGTTGCCATTCGTAACGTGCATACCACAGTACGTTATCGGGTCAGAGACGGAAACAGCAGGTCACCTGACATCTATGCTCACGTGAAAATGATCGGACAGGTCAGACAGGCCTATCCAGGGTCGATCAGTAAACATAGCGCGGATGTAACGGAGAGAAAACTGGAACGGCATATGCAGCAAAAGGCTGAAGATCTGTTCACCCGCCTCCAGAAGAAAGGGGTTGATCCGCTGCGGATTGGGGATACAGTCAGGAGCTTTACGTATCATTTCGATGGCAAGTCCTGGCACGAGCGGTATGCCCATGCCACGTTTCACTGCAAAGTGTCAGTAAATATCACACAAACAGGGATTTCCAGGTGA